Proteins from a genomic interval of Zingiber officinale cultivar Zhangliang chromosome 1B, Zo_v1.1, whole genome shotgun sequence:
- the LOC121987721 gene encoding pentatricopeptide repeat-containing protein At2g18940, chloroplastic-like translates to MRRSKFSRPATYPFLSSPGTHSLRWRNPSPNRPNFNLPFPPPPPPSRSLPLDSLLQHLAKETATTLRPPSSNKNPTFPSLRLAATSPHREKLPPAQGTRLAGVKGGARFLQDPRLGFLSAAGKSLLRSLVEWPLVDFVTLLEARKDEIFGMDWVGLLKVVEILGNWEKALTLFEWDASTSRAEGSRLDVPAIEVMIKVSLIESTRWKSKPNNLS, encoded by the exons ATGCGTCGGAGCAAATTTTCTAGACCAGCAACTTACCCTTTCCTCTCCTCGCCTGGCACTCACAGCCTTCGCTGGAGAAATCCCTCGCCTAACCGTCCCAACTTCAACCTTCCCTTCCCTCCACCGCCTCCTCCTTCTCGTTCGCTTCCTTTGGACTCCCTCCTTCAACACCTCGCCAAGGAGACCGCCACCACCCTTCGCCCTCCGTCGAGCAATAAAAATCCCACCTTTCCCTCTTTGCGCCTTGCTGCGACCTCGCCCCATCGCGAGAAATTGCCTCCTGCGCAGGGCACACGGCTCGCTGGCGTGAAAGGTGGCGCTCGATTTCTGCAAGATCCTCGTCTGGGGTTCCTCTCGGCCGCAGGCAAGTCGTTACTAAGATCCCTCGTCGAATGGCCGCTCGTTGACTTTGTCACTCTGCTTGAAGCCAGGAAAGATGAGATTTTTGGCATGGATTGGGTTGGCCTCTTGAAGGTGGTCGAAATTCTAGGCAATTGGGAGAAAGCTCTCACGTTGTTTGAATGGGATGCATCCACCTCCCGTGCTGAAGGATCCAGATTAGATGTCCCAGCTATCGAGGTGATGATCAAG gttTCGTTGATAGAGTCTACACGTTGGAAGAGCAAACCTAACAATCTTAGTTGA
- the LOC121972107 gene encoding nucleolin-like, with protein MAFRGRGRGRGGGRGFGSSFDIRIGKHVPYEDFPENVTLPSLPTIDPLPDEVKALIASKLRLEHFWKTSCYNLQAVASKSKNQDADIQRYSDRFKIKPQGKREALASYLVLTPSNFPSELIQGSKLQQRDKKKLRWDRDPDEKMFDMFEKLEQNYKGQDGKVDEKKGENDEEDEEEEVEEEESSDDDDYNQNVDFDDDEDDLNMEEEGHEDVYD; from the exons ATGGCATTTAGAGGCCGTGGTCGGGGTCGTGGTGGTGGTCGTGGTTTTGGGTCATCTTTTGACATTCGAATAGGGAAACATGTACCTTATGAAGACTTTCCA GAAAATGTCACTTTGCCTAGTTTGCCCACTATTGATCCTTTACCAGATGAAGTTAAAGCTTTGATTGCATCAAAACTTAGGTTGGAACATTTCTGGAAGACCTCTTGCTATAATTTGCAAGCGGTAGCCTCGAAATCAA AGAACCAAGATGCAGATATCCAGCGGTATTCTGACAGGTTCAAGATAAAACCACAAGGGAAACGTGAAGCTCTTGCCTCCTACCTCGTATTAACACCTTCAAATTTCCCATCTGAGCTAATTCAAG GATCAAAACTGCAGCAGCGTGATAAAAAGAAATTACGATGGGATCGGGACCCAG ATGAAAAGATGTTTGATATGTttgaaaagcttgaacaaaactaCAAG GGACAAGATGGAAAGGTCGATGAGAAGAAAGGTGAAAATGacgaagaagacgaagaagaagaggTAGAAGAGGAGGAATCAAGTGACGATGATGATTATAATCAG AATGTGGATTTTGACGACGACGAGGATGATTTGAACATGGAGGAAGAAGGGC ACGAAGATGTATACGACTAA